The region AGATCTTCCCTACTCCCCGTTTCCTTGCACAACCCAGCCCCCTTCCCTGCTTTACATTCCTCCATGACACTAATCACCATCTGATGTACTGTTTTCCTCATCTGTTTATTGTCATTTTTCCCCACTAGACTTCAAGTTCCatgaaagagatttattttgtcCTCTGTTCTGTGGTGTGCTTGGCATAAAGTAGATAAGCAAGCATCTGCTGAAGGAATGAATTAAATGCCAGCTGCAATCCCCAAATTACAGTAGATACACGGGAAAATTTTCTTTAGGAGGCTGAATTCTAACAGCATGATATCGAACAAGGATAGGGTCAATACAGAGGCCAGTGCTGTTTGAAAGTCATCATTTCAATGGTAACTCCTTCACTTGTGCTGGACTCGGTCTCCCCTCAGGAGACTCCTTTCCTGTTCAAAGTCAGTATTTTATATACTCAAAACCAACAACAAACTCCAGGTGTAACTTTATTCCACCTTCTCCAACTTCAGAGTTCCAACCTTAGAGGACAGAGCATTATGTGGAAGGAGGGTAAGGACTTGATATAAAAAAAGTGATAATGACATACCCCTGGTTCATTTCTGGGTTTCCTCCTAGGCCAATTCAAAACTTCCAAAATAAGGTCAAGTAACACAATAGGCTCACACTTGCATCACAAGCTGTTTAGAAAGTGTGCATAGATCTCTGGCTCAGACCAGATGTCCTCCCCACCATGGGCAAGGGCTGGTGGGAAAGACACTCCCAGCCTTCGCCTTCTTCCAATACTAATAAATAACCTACAGAAAGAGCAGCGCTGGAGGCTGGCCCTTGAGCCACCCACTGCTACCGTTGCGGAGCCAGGCCTGCCTCATAGCCCTCTGTCTTCATGTCATTGAGCCCTAGCTCCTCATTTTGGTCAAAGGTGCGCTTGTAACGCTCCACCTTCATCTCAGGATCATCTTCAGGCGCATACACATTCTGCAAGGTCAAGGAGAGACAATCAGTGCCGCCGTGCCACTCCCCCTCTCTGCAGGCAGCTTCCAATTCCCACTTTCCCAAGAACAGAatgagttttgggtttttttctttttattggccTCCAATTTCCCATGGCTAGACTGAACTAGTGTGTAGCAACAGAGCCCACATGGGCCAGGGGTAGAAGACCCCAGCCCCAGAATCAGGGAACAATCCACCTATTTTGTTATATCTGCACCTTCTTATGAAAAGTATGACAAATGGTCTTAATCTTGGAAAGAACTTAGAAGAGTTTTGCCTGACCCATGGTAAGTATCCAATAAATGGTAAAGGTACATCAATCACCAGACTCTCTCCTCAGTCAACTTAAAGCCTATCAGTTTCCTATCTTGGCCTCCGGACAAGGTACCATTTCTCCTCAATCCATCATcagatttgcaaaatgaaaactccAGAACTGGGACAAGAGCTTGACTACAGAAAAAAAGGGGCCTCAgagtatcctttttttttccttctttacatacacttaaaaaaaaaaatcctctcccACACccccctcttttcttccttatgtaTCTTCTAACTTCTGCCTCCTTGGTAAAAAGCAGTCCATTTAGAATCAAGTCTTTCAGTTTCTAGGGAAATGATACATATTTAAGGAAGATCAGAAAATGTATCTCTATGAAACATCAGAGAAGGTCTACTATACCTGCAAGTAACTGTTTCCCGCTGGATCATCCATAATAAAGTGGGCCTTCATGTTACCTTCGATGATctaaaggagagagagaacacagCAAGTAAATTTTACATAACCCCTGGTAAAAAGAGGCTatgtcgggggaggggggagggatagcattagaagatatacctaatgtaaatgactagttaatgggtacagcacaccaacatggcacatgtatacatatgtaacaaacctgcacattgtgcacatgtaccctaaacttaagtataataaatatatatataaataaaaaaagaaatgaaataaatgaaagtaaagaaaattttttaaaaaaagaggctaTGCCTGCCAGACAAGAACCAACCCAATTTATATTACAGAATCCCCAAAAGTTTTAAGAATTGGTGAAATTAGGTAGCTCTGAAAGTAGAGGGGAAAGGTTCTAAAATAAGGACTGTTAGAAAAGCCAACATCAGCAAGCTGTGGACTAGGGGGTGCTGGCCCAGTTGAAGGTAGAGGGAAAGGAATCAAGAACAAGTAGGTTAAATGAATTTAAGCTTATGGGAAACAGAATACATACACACCCCAGCCCCCTTCCCACAGCTCTCAGAACACTGCCAGCCAAGCCTTTACCCTCAGGCCAGGAAATGGAACAGGCACAGTCATTTAACCTCCTTGTTCTTGAGTCCTTTCCCTCTACCTTCAACTGGGCCAGCACCCCCTGGTCCATAGCTTGCTGATGTTGGCTTTTCTAACAGTCCTTATTTTAGATCCTTTCCCCTCTACTTTCAGAGCTACCTAATTTCACCAATTCTTAAAACTTTGGAGGATTCTGTAATATAAATTGGGTTGGTTCTTGTCTGGCAGGCGTAGCCTCTTTGTCTGACTAGCCCAGCCTCTTTGTCTGACTAGCCCAAGAGGAAAGACCTAACAATTCTGGCATTGGAGGCCACCTCAGCAAAACAGCTAAGTTAAATTCCCCTGTAATAAGCCCCATGTCAACAAGGCTCACCCCCTACTCATGTCTTTAGCCCGCTACTTGTAAGAAGACAATCAATGATTATCAGACATCTGAGCAAAGCCCTTAACACTGAAAGATGGGAAatcaaatggggaaaaaaaggatgcaaggagaataaaatgtcaaaaaagatCCAACATCAGTATCAATAAGtgctatataaactgcatgctgaaaaaattttaaaaataataatcctcaagaagaaaaaaactacatcCTTAAGACAggatgctattttttaaaaagctccttggaaaataaaagttttagtgGAAATGAAAACCTCAATTGAAGGGTTGGAAAATAAAGTTGAGAGAATCTcccaaagaagaacaaaaaaacgAAGAAACCAAAAATAGGAccaaaaaaaagagtaaactaTAGAAGACCAGACAAGTAAGTCTAATATCTAAAACCCAGGAGTTttcagaaagaacagaaaaaaaaaatcagaaaaaagataATCTTCAATAGAATAATTCATGAAAGCTTCCTAGAACTGAACCACATGAGTTTTCCAGACTGAAAAGGTACATCTACCAAGTGCTTAGCCCAGTGGGTGAAAGTTTACCCACACCAAGGCACACCCTGAAATTTCACATCAAAGGAAACGAAGAGATCACAAGACTAGGTCACATATAAAAGACCAGGAATCAAATGGCTTCAGACTTCTCAATAGCCAAAGTGGAAGACTGTAGTGCAATGTCTTTGCCAAATTGGAAGACCATAGTGCAGTCTTCGAAATTctgataaaaaattatttctatcctAGAATCGTATTCCCAGCCAATAATCACTCTAGTGTGATAACAGAATAAAGACATGTTCAGATGTGGAAGGTCCCAGAAATTTTATTTCCCATGCACTTTTTCCCAGGAAGCTACTGGAGAAGATGCTCTAACAAAATaagggagaaaaacaagaaagaagacaTGGAATATAGAAAACCagaagagggccgggcgcggtggctcacgcctgtaatcccagcactttgggaggcccaggcaggcagatcacgaggtcaggagttcgagaccagtctggccaacgtagtgaaaccctgtctctactaaaaatacaaaaaattagccaggcgtagtggtgtgcgcctgtaatcccagctactcgggaggctgaggcagcagaatcgcatgaacccgggaagcagaggttgcagtgagccgagatcacgccactgcactccagcctgggcaacagaacgagactctgtctccaaaaaaaaaaactagaagaagaATCTCCAACATGATGGTTAGATGTTCAAAAAGTGGCAAGACATGAGCATGCAGCCTCTTGTTCACTGGAGCCCCAGAATTCTAAGTACTGACTGGCCAGTGACCTCTTACCTGGTCCATCTTCTGGCTAAACTCCTGTAGTCTCTCCGTCTGTCCAGGATTGGAACTGTCGCCCAGTGTGAAAGGATTTTTGGTCACCTGCAATAAATGATAATCCAAACTGTGTGAATACTGGCTTTATATTTGTTAGGCCTGACCATAAACTAGGCAGGGGGTGACAGTGGGTGCCGTGTCAGGGAAACTTGGTTTCCATTTAGCCCACACCACCTTTCTGACCAAGGCAGTCACTCCTAGGAGTCTATGGGATAATGTGCCAAGATAACAAAACTGGCAATGTAAAACAAAATCGAAACATGTTCTTAGAATATGACCTCTGATACTAATTTGgagaagaaatgcaaagaaaaagtacaatttacaaatacaaaatgCCCAACAGAGAATCAAGTGAAATCATTCATCAAGGAGATAAATATTTGGGCTAAGTCAACCCATACATGTATGTTTTTTATGTTGGAAGTTTTAGGTGCTAGAAGGACCCTCATCCCCTAACTTTACAGTAAAATAAATGACTTATCCAAGACCACAAAATAACTATAAAGTCCCAAAGTTAGGCCTGGAATTTCCATTCAACATTTCCCATAAACTTGTCTTCACAATCCAAAGTAATATTTAAGTCTCTTAAACCAGCTTTAAGGCAAAGAAACCCACAGTTACCAGCACCGAAAATTAGGATGTCTGAAGTCTTCCAGTCCCTCTTCACACAGCCAAATTGCTCAAAGGTGGTTTACACACTACTCAGGTGACTCACCAGTTCCCGGATGTCTTTCAGCAGCCCTTCCAGTGTGGTGAACTTGCCCCCGAGGACGGCCATTCCCAGTTCAAATTCTAGCTCTGGGATTTCCACACTGCAAGTCTCAGACTGTGAGATGAGAGGTCAGTTTAAGCTTTAAGTCAGAAGCAAAGAAAGCCAACCAGAGGCCTCCTGCCCAATTAATACCAGCAGTGATAGACTGTGGACAAGGGCAGCTGTCTCAGTTTTCTCTGACTCCCTTGTTAAAGCTTGAGACTCACTCCTGTCCATCTGAACCACGGGAATAGATCCAACTTAATAAAGGGAAACTCAGTCATAGCTTTGAGCTGTCAGGTATCCTGTCACTAGGGGACAGACAGAGAAGAGGACCCAGATAGACACTGGAGGCCAAAAAGCTACCAGGTCATCAGAAAGAGCTAAAAGGGTCGCCTTCTAAACCTGCGATTCCAATCTTAGATTAACTCCCTCTGCTCAGGGGTCCTCAAAGCCAGGGAAGTAGGAGATACCTCATGTCCCTGAACATTATTTCTAAAAGACAACTTCCCCTAGATAGAGACAGTTTATCTAACTTATGAGGACGACAGTGACTTTCCCAAGCAGACTGTTACCTTGAGGAGGTCTCTGGTCATATCTGAGGCATCTGTGATGTGGAGGGTGATCCTGGTGCCCAAGGGTTCTACTGCtcctccagatttcacctgcatcGATAACAGTCAGGAGCAACAGAGAGACCTGAGCCTCACTTGGTACCCAGGAGACCTGGAGTGTAGGCTTGGACATCCAATCAGTTAGGCCCATTAATAGCTACCAAAGAAAGAGCCTTCTAAACAGCAGTCGCCCAAACCAAAAACACCAAGAGCTGGCCAGGAACAGTGCCCAACCCTGGTAACATGCCAAAACTTATCCCAAATTGCCAATAAACTCTgaatttaccttaaaaaaaaaaaaaaaaaagactcttggGGTTGAAAGAGACTTTTAAGCATTTATTGCAGTCCTTTCATCCACTGCATCCAATGTGTGGGTCTCCTTTATAATATTCTGGTTAAAGAATTTAATTAGCTTATACTCAGATACACTCAGGGGAAGGGAATTTATAATTCTCCAAGGCAGCTCATTCTATTTTCAGACAGCTCTATTGAGTTCTTCATTGTGAAGTCAAAGTCTGCCTCCCTGAACTTCCATACCTCTGAGGAGTGGGTCAAAAGACTTCTCTCTTCCATATCATCAACCTTTAATATGTCTTAAACAAGTTATAGAATCTCTAACTTTTCTTCTCTAGGCTAATTCCCATTCCTTCAAGGGCTCATCATCCTACACTAGACCTAAGAAAAAGACCCAAGCTACTCTACACTCCCTGCCCCCGAGTACTGAAGTACTTAGGAAGAATGATAGTTAAAAGGGGGTTACCCTTAAGCTAGTCTTCTTCCCAAATAATGGCGCCCACCCACCTCATTGGTCCGATGCCCACAGTTCTCGCAGTTGGTAGCCATGATGATAACCTCCTTAAAGTGAGGGATTTCTGGAAAACGGAGTTAAGGAAATCTACTTCCAGGCGAACAAGACCACCATCtggggaaaaacaaaaccaaaccccaCACAAACATATGCTGGTCCCAGAACCGCAGGAAATATTCACAAGAGGCAGCCCACAGAGTCCTCCAGAAGAGGGCAAGTTCCCAACCCATGGCGATCCCTGTTCACACATTTGAAGGCATGGCTgaggtcacacacacacagtctagtGACCATGGCCTAATTTTCTCTTTGAACACAAAACCCAAGGTACACAGTCTAATCAAAGATAATATCTTCCTTATCACTGGGTATAAAGCATGTGCTTTCCTTGAAAGGGATGCTCCCAGCCTGATTATAATCTTCATGCCTGAGTCAGATGAAGAGCAACCCAACTGCTTGGCAAAAGATACGTACTAGCTTCATGTTGGTCTGAGCGGGGGCATTGCATTCTGGGCAGTTTGTGTTGAACTGGAGCACCTGGA is a window of Gorilla gorilla gorilla isolate KB3781 chromosome 9, NHGRI_mGorGor1-v2.1_pri, whole genome shotgun sequence DNA encoding:
- the ZPR1 gene encoding zinc finger protein ZPR1 isoform X2, which encodes MAASGAVEPGPPGAAVAPSPAPAPPPAPDHLFRPISAEDEEQQPTEIESLCMNCYCNDMNREVVKTDSAATRIPELDFEIPAFSQKGALTTVEGLITRAISGLEQDQPARRANKDATAERIDEFIVKLKELKQVASPFTLIIDDPSGNSFVENPHAPQKDDALVITHYNRTRQQEEMLGLQEEAPAEKPEEEDLRNEVLQFNTNCPECNAPAQTNMKLVQIPHFKEVIIMATNCENCGHRTNEVKSGGAVEPLGTRITLHITDASDMTRDLLKSETCSVEIPELEFELGMAVLGGKFTTLEGLLKDIRELVTKNPFTLGDSSNPGQTERLQEFSQKMDQIIEGNMKAHFIMDDPAGNSYLQNVYAPEDDPEMKVERYKRTFDQNEELGLNDMKTEGYEAGLAPQR